One genomic window of Metopolophium dirhodum isolate CAU chromosome 4, ASM1992520v1, whole genome shotgun sequence includes the following:
- the LOC132942748 gene encoding chitooligosaccharidolytic beta-N-acetylglucosaminidase-like, which yields MGSWAYYIACVLLIFHFSATNEATAEDSLPFISKLYKCVNNKCIISEFQDERKEINEVNESLDVCRLTCGQYGSLWPRPTKMTSIKDPVIKFGLDNVVFNVSSVADELGKQYMVEVSQVLLSSLRKICEPRCIPNDNNLTVFITTATPFTNIKLSTNESYELNIFTNNLTQITANITARTVYGARNGLETLRQLITTYGRPKFDGKTLVIAGEAQIVDEPVYAYRGFMLDTSRNYFPLSAIKRTIDAMGHSKLNVFHWHATDSHSFPLDLPSAPQMARYGAYSPEKIYSYAEIKDLLRYALVRGVRIIMEIDSPAHAGYGWQWGKDSGYGDMVICLGNHPWQDYCVQPPCGQLNPINNHTYTWLGKIYKDLIDVFPEGEAFHMGGDEVAVRCWNTTAEIVDWMKSNKRGLTESAYLNLWSEFHNKALTVYDHEVGNSNSDIIVWSSGLTDPNIIEKHLDKKRYTIEVWEGNTDAVNLANLGYRVIVAVEDVYYLDHGLRPPTRYHSWKVIYNNKMPMTKNPNLILGAETSMFSEFADDFNLDIKVWPRAAALAERLWADPSTNALAAEYRLLQHRERLVSLGISPDRITPEWCNDREGECIISY from the exons ATGGGAAGCTGGgcatattatattgcatgtGTACTACTTATATTTCACTTCTCTGCCACTAATGAAGCTACAGCCGAAGACAGTTTACCATTCATCag taaactTTACAAATGCGTGAACAATAAGTGTATAATAAGTGAATTTCAAGACGAAAGGAAGGAAATCAATGAAGTCAATGAATCATTAGACGTTTGTCGGTTAACCTGCGGGCAATATGGGTCACTTTGGCCGAGGCCGACTAAAATGACTAgtataaa AGATCCAGTGATTAAATTTGGACTTGACAATGTTGTGTTTAACGTATCATCCGTGGCCGACGAATTAGGAAAACAATACATGGTTGAAGTATCTCAAGTTTTATTGTCATCGTTAAGGAAAATTTGTGAGCCACGATGTATTCCAAACGACAACAACCTGACTGTATTCATAACCACAGCCACTCCTTTTACTAATATTAAGTTGTCAACAAACGAAAGTTatgaattaaacattttcaccAATAATT tgacCCAAATAACGGCAAACATTACAGCACGAACCGTATACGGTGCTAGGAACGGATTGGAAACATTACGGCAGCTAATAACAACGTACGGCCGGCCTAAGTTTGACGGCAAGACACTGGTGATAGCCGGAGAGGCACAAATAGTCGACGAGCCAGTGTACGCATATAGAGGATTCATGCTGGATACCTCGAGGAATTACTTCCCACTTTCGGCGATCAAAAGGACAATCGACGCTATGGGTCATTCCAAACTCAATGTATTCCATTGGCACGCCACCGACTCTCATAGTTTTCCATTGGATTTGCCTAGTGCTCCACAAATGGCAAG atatggTGCATATAGTCCCGAAAAAATATACTCGTATGCAGAAATCAAAGATCTCCTAAGGTATGCATTAGTTAGAGGTGTTAGAATTATTATGGAAATCGATTCACCAGCGCACGCAGGGTATGGATGGCAATGGGGCAAAGACTCCGGTTACGGAGACATGGTGATTTGTCTGGGTAACCACCCATGGCAGGATTATTGTGTACAGCCGCCGTGTGGACAACTTAATCCAATAAACAATCACACTTACACGTGGTTGGGAAAAATATACAAAGATCTGATCGACGTATTTCCCGAAGGAGAAGCATTTCACATGGGTGGCGATGag GTTGCTGTAAGATGTTGGAACACAACAGCCGAAATTGTCGATTGGATGAAGTCTAATAAACGAGGCCTAACTGAAAGCGCATATCTGAATCTATGGTCCGAGTTCCATAATAAAGCCTTAACTGTATACGACCACGAAGTAGGCAATTCAAATTCGGACATAATTGTTTGGTCTAGTGGATTGACTGATCCAAATATCATAGAGAAGCATCTCGACAAAAAACGATATACTATTGAAGTTTGGGAAGGAAATACAGATGCTGTCAATTTAGCAAACTTAGGTTATAGAGTGATTGTGGCCGTAGAAGATGTGTATTACCTGGATCATGGATTGCGGCCTCCAACCAGATACCATTCGTGGAAGGTTATTTACAACAACAAAATGCCAATGACCAAGAATCCTAATCTCATTTTAGGGGCAGAA ACTAGTATGTTTTCCGAATTCGCCGATGATTTTAATTTGGATATTAAAGTTTGGCCAAGAGCTGCAGCTTTAGCTGAGAGATTATGGGCGGATCCGTCCACTAACGCTTTGGCAGCCGAGTACag gCTATTGCAACACCGCGAACGACTTGTATCATTAGGAATCAGTCCGGATAGGATTACTCCAGAATGGTGTAATGATCGTGAAGGCGAATGTATAATTAGTTAttga